The following are encoded together in the Naumannella cuiyingiana genome:
- the cysK gene encoding cysteine synthase A, with translation MQIFEDATKLVGRTPLVKLNRVTGENDATVLGKLEFYNPANSVKDRIGAAIIDAAEASGELKPGGTIVEGTSGNTGIALAFVGAARGYKVVLAMPETMSLERRALLRAFGAELILTPGSEGMKGAVAKAEELAKADNTVLARQFANPANVKIHRETTAEEVWNDTDGQVDIFVAGIGTGGTVTGVGQVLKERKPEVKIVAVEPKESPLLTEGTAGPHKIQGIGANFVPEILDRDVIDEIIPVDADTAVKYARDAAAQEGLLVGISSGAAIAAAAELANRPENAGKTIVAIIPDFGERYLSTILYSDLLN, from the coding sequence ATGCAGATCTTCGAAGATGCGACGAAACTCGTCGGGCGTACCCCGCTGGTGAAGCTGAACCGCGTGACCGGCGAGAACGACGCCACGGTCCTCGGCAAGCTCGAGTTCTACAACCCGGCCAACTCCGTCAAGGACCGCATCGGCGCGGCGATCATCGATGCCGCCGAGGCGTCCGGTGAGCTGAAGCCGGGCGGCACGATCGTGGAGGGCACGTCGGGCAATACCGGCATCGCGCTCGCGTTCGTCGGCGCGGCCCGCGGCTACAAGGTCGTGCTGGCCATGCCGGAGACCATGTCGCTGGAGCGTCGCGCGCTGCTTCGCGCCTTCGGCGCCGAGCTGATCCTCACCCCGGGCTCGGAGGGCATGAAGGGCGCCGTCGCCAAGGCCGAGGAGCTGGCCAAGGCCGACAACACCGTCCTGGCCCGGCAGTTCGCGAACCCGGCCAACGTGAAGATCCACCGCGAGACCACCGCCGAGGAGGTCTGGAACGACACCGACGGCCAGGTCGACATCTTCGTCGCCGGCATCGGCACCGGCGGCACGGTGACGGGCGTCGGCCAGGTGCTCAAGGAGCGCAAGCCGGAGGTCAAGATCGTGGCCGTCGAGCCCAAGGAGTCGCCGCTGCTCACCGAGGGCACCGCCGGCCCGCACAAGATCCAGGGCATCGGCGCCAACTTCGTGCCCGAGATCCTCGACCGCGACGTGATCGACGAGATCATCCCGGTCGACGCGGACACCGCGGTGAAGTACGCCCGGGATGCCGCCGCCCAGGAGGGCCTGCTGGTCGGCATCTCCTCCGGCGCCGCGATCGCCGCCGCCGCCGAACTGGCCAATCGGCCGGAGAACGCGGGCAAGACCATCGTCGCGATCATCCCCGACTTCGGCGAGCGCTACCTGTCCACCATCCTCTACTCGGACCTGCTGAACTGA
- a CDS encoding FAD-binding dehydrogenase, protein MLRHEADVIVIGAGLSGLVAACEAAEQGRSVLVVDGEGPQSLGGQAFWSFGGLLLVDSPEQRRLGIRDSPELAHADWLGAAQFEDGPNDAQARQWARAYLEFASGELREWLRRLAVGLFPVVGWAERGGQPAGGHGNSVPRFHIVWGTGPALLHPFVARALASPLITFAHRHLVRDLSVTGEITVSGDLLAPDDAERGRPTNRDVVGSFTARGESVIIASGGIGGNLDLVREFWPGRAPEKLIKGVPDYVDGSMLPIAEAAGGALVNRNRMWHYPEGVINHSPLWTDHGIRILPGPSSLWLDANGVRLPPPNFPGFDALGALRAITEQGHDHSWFVTDAATVAKEFALSGSEQNSDLTGKDLRMFGRRTGGRPTAEVRRFVREGVDFLTAGTVGDLAAQMNALEPGHTVDGDALLELIRERDLQIRAGLGKDPQVVALRAARNYLGDRLMRIASPHPMLAGNGPRRGAGGPLVAVRLHPLTRKTLGGLQTDLEGRVLAPDGTPLPGVFAAGEAAGFGGGGAHGHRALEGTFLGGCLLSGRIAGRSAAALG, encoded by the coding sequence GTGCTGCGGCATGAGGCCGACGTGATCGTGATCGGCGCCGGGCTGTCCGGGTTGGTGGCGGCGTGCGAGGCCGCCGAGCAGGGCCGGTCGGTGCTGGTCGTCGACGGCGAGGGCCCGCAGAGCCTCGGCGGGCAGGCGTTCTGGTCGTTCGGTGGGCTGCTGTTGGTCGATTCGCCCGAGCAGCGCCGGCTCGGCATCCGCGACTCCCCCGAGCTGGCGCACGCCGACTGGCTGGGCGCCGCGCAGTTCGAGGACGGGCCGAACGACGCGCAGGCCCGCCAGTGGGCGCGGGCGTACCTCGAGTTCGCCTCGGGCGAGCTGCGCGAGTGGCTGCGCCGGCTGGCCGTCGGGCTGTTCCCGGTGGTCGGCTGGGCCGAGCGCGGCGGGCAGCCGGCCGGCGGGCACGGCAACTCCGTACCCCGCTTCCACATCGTCTGGGGCACCGGCCCGGCGCTGCTGCACCCGTTCGTGGCGCGGGCGCTCGCGTCGCCGTTGATCACCTTCGCCCATCGTCACCTGGTCCGCGACCTCTCGGTCACCGGCGAGATCACGGTGAGCGGCGACCTGCTCGCGCCGGACGACGCCGAGCGTGGCCGACCGACCAACCGGGACGTGGTCGGATCGTTCACCGCGCGGGGCGAATCGGTGATCATCGCCAGCGGCGGCATCGGCGGGAACCTCGACCTGGTCCGCGAGTTCTGGCCCGGTCGCGCCCCGGAGAAGTTGATCAAGGGCGTGCCCGACTACGTCGACGGCTCGATGCTGCCGATCGCCGAGGCCGCGGGCGGCGCGCTGGTCAACCGGAACCGGATGTGGCACTACCCCGAGGGCGTGATCAACCACTCGCCGCTGTGGACCGATCACGGGATCCGGATCCTGCCCGGGCCGTCGTCGCTGTGGCTGGACGCGAACGGCGTACGCCTGCCGCCACCGAACTTTCCCGGCTTCGACGCCCTCGGCGCGCTCCGGGCGATCACCGAACAGGGACATGATCATTCCTGGTTCGTCACCGACGCGGCAACGGTGGCGAAGGAGTTCGCGCTGTCGGGCTCGGAGCAGAACTCCGACCTGACCGGCAAGGACCTGCGGATGTTCGGCCGGCGGACGGGCGGGCGACCGACGGCGGAGGTGCGCCGGTTTGTCCGCGAGGGCGTGGACTTCCTCACCGCGGGCACGGTCGGCGACCTCGCCGCCCAGATGAACGCGCTGGAGCCGGGCCACACCGTCGATGGCGACGCCTTGTTGGAGCTGATCCGGGAGCGGGATCTGCAGATCCGGGCCGGGCTCGGCAAGGACCCGCAGGTGGTCGCCCTGCGCGCGGCGCGCAACTATCTCGGCGACCGGTTGATGCGGATCGCGTCGCCGCACCCGATGCTGGCCGGGAACGGCCCGCGCCGCGGCGCCGGCGGCCCGCTCGTCGCCGTGCGGCTGCACCCGCTGACCCGCAAGACGCTCGGCGGCCTGCAGACCGACCTGGAGGGCCGGGTGCTCGCGCCGGACGGTACGCCGTTGCCCGGGGTGTTCGCCGCGGGCGAGGCGGCCGGGTTCGGCGGCGGCGGCGCGCACGGCCACCGCGCGCTGGAGGGCACCTTCCTCGGCGGGTGCCTGCTGAGCGGCCGGATCGCCGGGCGGAGCGCCGCGGCCCTGGGCTGA
- a CDS encoding RbsD/FucU family protein — protein MLKSIDPLLSGACLHLLDEMGHGDQLGLVDRNFPAHRYGKPVIDLRGADTAAAARALFSVLPLDSFVTEPIRRMEIDDAPEKINESTAALQNLADAAHGAPVRIGSLERFAFYDAAQQAYAFVQTGETIGYSCYLIRKGVV, from the coding sequence ATGCTGAAGTCGATCGACCCGCTGCTGAGCGGTGCGTGTCTGCATCTGCTCGACGAGATGGGACACGGTGACCAACTGGGCCTCGTGGACCGCAATTTCCCGGCGCACCGCTACGGCAAACCGGTGATCGACCTGCGCGGCGCCGACACCGCTGCGGCGGCGCGTGCGCTGTTCAGCGTGTTGCCCTTGGACTCGTTCGTGACCGAGCCGATCCGGCGGATGGAGATCGACGACGCCCCGGAGAAGATCAACGAGTCGACCGCGGCCCTGCAGAACCTCGCCGATGCGGCACACGGCGCGCCGGTCCGCATCGGCTCGCTGGAGCGGTTCGCGTTCTACGACGCGGCGCAGCAGGCGTACGCCTTCGTGCAGACGGGCGAGACGATCGGCTACAGCTGCTACCTGATCCGCAAGGGGGTGGTCTGA
- the guaA gene encoding glutamine-hydrolyzing GMP synthase, which yields MPTPAPSAEHDLVLVVDYGAQYAQLIARRVREARVYSEIVPHTITAEELRARNPKAVILSGGPSSVYAEGAPQVDPALFGTGTPVLGICYGFQAMAAALGGDVARTGRREYGRTPVRVAGTGALLAGLPEELSVWMSHGDAVAAAPGGFGVLAGTADTPVAAFEDPARGLAGVQWHPEVHHSQLGQRVLENFLFDIAKVRPDWTPANIVEDSVAAIREQVGDARVLCALSGGVDSAVAAALVQRAIGDQLTCVFVDHGLLRAGEAEQVERDFVAATGVDLKVSDATDRFLDALAGVSDPETKRKIIGREFIRTFEAAAREVAADGGVDFLVQGTLYPDVVESGGGEGAANIKSHHNVGGLPDDLEFTLIEPLRTLFKDEVRAVGEELGLPPAMVWRQPFPGPGLAIRIVGEVTRDRLELLRAADAIAREELTRAGLDREVWQFPVVLLADVRSVGVQGDGRTYGHPVVLRPVSSEDAMTADWSRLPHELLERISTRITNEVPEVNRVVLDVTSKPPGTIEWE from the coding sequence ATGCCCACCCCAGCCCCGTCGGCCGAGCACGACCTGGTCCTCGTCGTCGACTACGGCGCCCAGTACGCCCAACTCATCGCCCGCCGGGTTCGCGAGGCCCGGGTCTACTCCGAGATCGTGCCGCACACCATCACCGCCGAGGAGCTACGGGCCCGCAATCCGAAGGCCGTGATCCTCTCCGGCGGCCCGTCCTCGGTCTACGCCGAGGGTGCGCCGCAGGTCGATCCCGCGCTCTTCGGGACCGGTACGCCCGTGCTCGGCATCTGCTACGGCTTCCAGGCGATGGCGGCGGCACTCGGCGGTGATGTCGCCAGGACCGGCCGGCGCGAGTACGGCCGCACGCCCGTGCGGGTCGCCGGCACCGGGGCGCTGCTGGCCGGCCTGCCCGAGGAGCTGTCGGTGTGGATGAGCCACGGCGACGCGGTCGCCGCGGCACCGGGCGGGTTCGGGGTCCTCGCCGGCACCGCCGACACGCCGGTCGCCGCGTTCGAGGATCCGGCGCGGGGCCTCGCGGGCGTGCAGTGGCACCCGGAGGTGCACCACTCCCAGCTCGGCCAGCGGGTGCTGGAGAACTTCTTGTTCGACATCGCGAAGGTGCGCCCGGACTGGACGCCGGCGAACATTGTCGAGGACTCGGTCGCCGCGATCCGCGAGCAGGTCGGCGACGCGCGCGTGCTGTGCGCGCTGTCCGGCGGCGTGGACTCCGCGGTCGCGGCCGCGCTGGTGCAGCGGGCGATCGGTGATCAGCTGACCTGCGTCTTCGTCGATCACGGTCTGCTGCGGGCCGGCGAGGCCGAGCAGGTCGAGCGGGACTTCGTCGCCGCGACCGGCGTGGACCTCAAGGTCAGCGATGCCACCGACCGATTCCTGGACGCGCTCGCCGGGGTCAGCGACCCGGAGACGAAGCGCAAGATCATCGGCCGCGAGTTCATCCGCACCTTCGAGGCCGCCGCGCGCGAGGTGGCCGCCGACGGCGGGGTCGACTTCCTCGTCCAGGGCACGCTCTATCCCGACGTCGTCGAGTCCGGCGGCGGCGAGGGCGCGGCCAACATCAAGTCCCACCACAACGTGGGCGGGCTGCCCGACGACCTCGAGTTCACCCTGATCGAACCGCTGCGCACCCTGTTCAAGGACGAGGTGCGTGCCGTCGGCGAGGAGTTGGGGCTGCCCCCGGCCATGGTCTGGCGCCAGCCGTTCCCGGGGCCGGGGCTGGCGATCCGGATCGTCGGCGAGGTCACCCGGGACCGGCTCGAGCTGCTGCGCGCGGCCGACGCGATCGCGCGCGAGGAACTCACCCGGGCCGGCCTGGACCGGGAGGTCTGGCAGTTCCCGGTGGTGCTGCTGGCCGACGTCCGCTCGGTCGGCGTGCAGGGCGACGGGCGTACCTATGGCCACCCGGTCGTGCTGCGCCCGGTCAGCTCCGAGGACGCGATGACGGCCGACTGGTCGCGACTGCCGCACGAACTGCTGGAGCGAATCAGCACCCGGATCACCAACGAGGTGCCCGAGGTCAATCGCGTCGTGCTCGACGTGACGAGCAAGCCCCCGGGCACCATCGAGTGGGAGTGA
- a CDS encoding helix-turn-helix transcriptional regulator: MDRMTRLLDHLRGVPGATVAELARELGATERTVRRDLARAREGGVVLDVRRGRGGGVRLIRDTHLPALRFTEDEALALALALGAVAADPRLSAMARSARLRLGRVLTDRFGERVAALADVRPEEPVSLLGADPVRAEVLLDLCVAVARRHRVELAYRSGSGTPTRRPVDPYEVVRMAGHWYLVGFCGLRRGIRVFRIDRVATVRRTEITVRAPDDLDAPALVAAGVRRSAEDPVICEFAFDVDARRARELAPAYRMELVDRPGGAHGIIRALPHHLPRLARWVLGLDVGVRVIAPAALRDELGRLADRAHALADG, from the coding sequence ATGGATCGGATGACCCGGCTGCTGGACCACCTGCGCGGCGTGCCCGGCGCGACGGTCGCCGAGCTCGCGCGCGAGCTCGGCGCGACCGAGCGGACGGTACGCCGCGATCTGGCCCGGGCCCGCGAGGGCGGCGTCGTGCTCGACGTGCGGCGCGGGCGCGGCGGCGGGGTGCGGCTGATCCGCGACACCCACCTCCCGGCGCTGCGGTTCACCGAGGACGAGGCGCTGGCGCTCGCTCTCGCCCTCGGCGCGGTTGCCGCCGACCCGCGGCTGTCGGCGATGGCGCGGTCCGCACGCCTTCGGCTCGGCCGGGTGCTGACGGATCGCTTCGGCGAGCGCGTCGCGGCGCTGGCCGACGTCCGGCCCGAGGAGCCGGTCTCGCTGCTCGGCGCCGACCCGGTGCGCGCGGAGGTGCTGCTCGACCTGTGCGTCGCGGTGGCGCGACGGCACCGGGTCGAACTCGCGTACCGCTCGGGGTCCGGTACGCCGACCCGTCGCCCGGTCGACCCCTACGAGGTGGTGCGGATGGCGGGCCACTGGTACCTGGTCGGCTTCTGCGGGCTGCGGCGAGGCATCCGCGTGTTCCGGATCGACCGGGTGGCAACCGTGCGCCGGACCGAGATCACCGTGCGCGCCCCGGACGATCTCGACGCGCCGGCGCTGGTCGCGGCGGGGGTACGCCGGTCGGCCGAGGACCCGGTGATCTGCGAGTTCGCGTTCGACGTCGACGCGCGACGGGCCCGCGAGCTGGCGCCGGCGTACCGGATGGAGCTGGTGGATCGCCCCGGCGGCGCGCACGGCATCATCCGCGCGTTGCCGCACCATCTGCCGCGGCTCGCGCGCTGGGTGCTCGGCCTCGACGTGGGCGTACGCGTGATTGCCCCGGCCGCCCTGCGCGACGAGCTGGGCCGGCTGGCCGACCGCGCGCACGCCCTCGCCGACGGCTGA
- a CDS encoding PspC domain-containing protein, producing MSQLPVPRRRRDRSVVAGVCAAVAERWQVDPTLVRVAAVLLALSGGIGLVLYAIAGLLMPTTDEDQPPIERFVPGASRWPLWVWVVTALGACLFVGGIVGPIAPFGIMPALVLAAAWYFGYRRPRQRGLQGRAPEPLPPADPAPRAPAAGSWPTYRPGRLDQTVSDPVRPVASPAATAYPPLPPASRVRSAADRITPAGRWVRRAGLILAALSLLALVIARIGGAHLPLPVWLAVPTAALGLALVIGAFVGRPRGLAVVATLLLIATLGTSAAATVGDLSAPQERIVHTANDPAPTTRNLDVGTLDVDLSAAAADRPVTYRYSVAVGALRVRLPREGNVQVRYAVDVGRAAAPGQAEQDGLDLTGTWNYANDPDAPLTVIVLQVDTGSIEVAR from the coding sequence ATGAGCCAGTTGCCCGTCCCGCGGCGCCGGCGCGACCGATCGGTCGTGGCCGGTGTCTGCGCCGCCGTGGCCGAGCGCTGGCAGGTCGATCCCACACTGGTCCGGGTCGCCGCCGTGCTGCTGGCGCTGAGCGGCGGGATCGGGCTGGTGCTGTACGCGATCGCCGGGCTGCTGATGCCGACCACCGACGAGGATCAACCGCCGATCGAGCGGTTCGTGCCCGGCGCGAGCCGGTGGCCGCTGTGGGTGTGGGTGGTGACCGCGCTGGGCGCGTGTCTGTTCGTCGGCGGGATCGTCGGACCGATCGCACCCTTCGGGATCATGCCCGCGCTGGTGCTGGCCGCCGCCTGGTACTTCGGCTACCGCCGCCCCCGCCAGCGCGGGCTGCAGGGCCGGGCTCCGGAGCCACTGCCGCCCGCCGATCCCGCACCGCGCGCGCCGGCGGCGGGGTCGTGGCCCACCTATCGGCCCGGGCGGCTCGATCAGACGGTTTCCGATCCGGTACGCCCCGTCGCGTCGCCGGCGGCGACGGCGTACCCCCCGTTGCCGCCGGCCTCGCGCGTCCGCTCGGCCGCGGACCGGATCACCCCCGCCGGGCGGTGGGTACGCCGGGCCGGGTTGATCCTGGCGGCGCTGTCCTTGCTCGCACTGGTGATCGCGCGGATCGGTGGGGCCCACCTGCCGCTGCCCGTCTGGCTCGCCGTCCCCACCGCCGCGTTGGGGCTCGCGCTCGTGATCGGCGCCTTCGTCGGCCGACCCCGCGGCCTCGCCGTGGTCGCCACCTTGTTGTTGATCGCGACCCTGGGCACCTCGGCGGCGGCCACCGTCGGCGACCTCTCCGCACCGCAGGAGCGGATCGTGCACACGGCGAACGACCCGGCACCCACCACGCGGAACCTGGACGTCGGCACGCTCGATGTCGACCTGTCCGCCGCTGCAGCCGACCGGCCGGTCACCTACCGCTACTCGGTCGCGGTCGGGGCGCTGCGGGTGCGGCTGCCGCGCGAGGGGAACGTCCAGGTGCGCTATGCCGTGGACGTCGGTCGCGCGGCGGCGCCCGGGCAGGCCGAACAGGACGGCCTCGATCTCACCGGCACCTGGAACTACGCCAACGACCCGGACGCGCCGCTCACGGTGATCGTGCTGCAGGTCGACACCGGGAGCATCGAGGTCGCGCGATGA
- a CDS encoding PspC domain-containing protein: MEKKLTRSSSDKILGGVCGGIARYLGVDAGLTRLVTVALILFTGIGPFAYLAAWFLLPDEQGRSGLDWAIQQMRGGSDRAASNGTVGTPGADAPHRGDDLR; this comes from the coding sequence ATGGAGAAGAAACTGACCCGTAGCTCGAGCGACAAGATCCTCGGCGGCGTGTGCGGCGGCATCGCCCGCTATCTGGGCGTCGACGCCGGCCTGACCCGCCTGGTCACGGTCGCGCTCATCCTGTTCACCGGGATCGGGCCGTTCGCCTACCTTGCGGCCTGGTTCCTGCTGCCCGACGAGCAGGGCCGCTCCGGCCTGGACTGGGCGATCCAGCAGATGCGCGGCGGCTCCGACCGGGCCGCGAGCAACGGCACCGTGGGTACGCCGGGCGCTGACGCGCCGCACCGGGGCGACGACCTGCGCTGA
- a CDS encoding alpha/beta fold hydrolase, which translates to MTATPFRLEIPADEVADLRRRLADTRFPTVAANRDFARGTSGEYLRELVAYWLDGYDWSREQARLNEIPQFVAEVTGAEGPVRLHFVHRVSTRQDARPLLLLHGWPDTPFRYRRVLDALAEPEDPAAPAFHVIAPSLPGFPLTGGPARPPKETAGLLTELMRTELGYERFLVGGGDWGTVIGMELARQQPEAVSGLFLTNADYPTGQEPDLSEAEQEYAAWIGRWFMTQGAYAMVQSTKPQIVGPALSDSPAGLAAFQLGLIDTGADDHDVEAAFGDRDELLTNFCLYWFSNTAASAADAYYEAAAGGWGAPPPAAPTVPAGVAVFPREAQSPREWCERQLNLIRYTKMPRGGHFAALEVPDDFVAEVRAFAGDVAGR; encoded by the coding sequence GTGACCGCAACCCCATTCCGACTCGAGATCCCCGCCGACGAGGTCGCCGACCTGCGCCGCCGACTGGCCGACACCCGGTTCCCGACGGTGGCGGCGAACCGCGACTTCGCCCGGGGCACCTCCGGTGAGTACCTGCGCGAGCTCGTGGCGTACTGGCTCGACGGGTACGACTGGTCGCGCGAGCAGGCCCGGCTGAACGAGATCCCCCAGTTCGTCGCCGAGGTGACCGGCGCCGAGGGGCCCGTGCGCCTGCACTTCGTGCACCGCGTCAGCACCCGGCAGGACGCGCGCCCGCTGTTGTTGCTGCACGGCTGGCCGGACACGCCGTTTCGGTACCGGCGGGTGCTGGACGCGCTGGCCGAGCCCGAGGATCCCGCGGCGCCGGCGTTCCATGTGATCGCGCCGTCGCTGCCCGGGTTTCCGCTGACCGGCGGCCCGGCGCGACCCCCGAAGGAGACGGCGGGGCTGTTGACCGAACTGATGCGGACCGAGCTCGGGTACGAGCGGTTCCTGGTCGGCGGTGGCGACTGGGGCACGGTGATCGGGATGGAGCTGGCCAGGCAGCAGCCCGAGGCCGTGAGCGGGCTGTTCCTGACCAATGCCGACTACCCGACCGGCCAGGAGCCGGACCTGAGCGAGGCCGAGCAGGAGTACGCGGCCTGGATCGGGCGCTGGTTCATGACCCAGGGCGCGTACGCGATGGTGCAGTCGACCAAGCCGCAGATCGTCGGGCCCGCGCTGTCGGACTCCCCCGCGGGGCTGGCCGCGTTCCAGCTCGGGCTGATCGACACCGGCGCCGACGATCACGACGTCGAGGCGGCCTTCGGCGACCGGGACGAGTTGCTGACCAACTTCTGCCTGTACTGGTTCAGCAACACCGCGGCCTCGGCGGCGGACGCCTACTACGAGGCGGCAGCCGGGGGTTGGGGCGCACCCCCGCCCGCCGCGCCGACCGTGCCCGCCGGAGTGGCGGTCTTCCCGCGGGAGGCGCAGTCGCCCCGGGAGTGGTGCGAGCGGCAGTTGAACCTCATCCGCTACACGAAGATGCCCCGCGGCGGCCACTTCGCCGCGCTGGAGGTCCCGGACGATTTCGTTGCCGAGGTCCGCGCCTTCGCCGGCGACGTCGCCGGACGCTAG
- the epsC gene encoding serine O-acetyltransferase EpsC: MVDNPADQPAREASGGLLARARARFAEDFDAAFRNDPAARSRLELVLAYPGLHAVWAHRIAHALWRRSALRIPARVVSNIARTLTGIEIHPGATIGRRFFIDHGSGVVIGETAEIGDDVMLYHQVTLGGRTLNRGKRHPTLEDGVVAGAGAKILGPVTVGAYSRVGANSVVTKDVPPGSTVVGVPGKVRTAADAPLEPEWII, encoded by the coding sequence ATGGTCGACAATCCTGCTGATCAGCCCGCGCGCGAGGCGAGCGGTGGCCTGCTCGCTCGCGCCCGTGCCCGGTTCGCCGAAGACTTCGACGCCGCCTTCCGCAACGACCCGGCCGCGCGCAGCCGCCTCGAACTCGTGCTCGCCTACCCGGGCCTGCACGCCGTCTGGGCACACCGGATCGCGCATGCGCTGTGGCGCAGGTCGGCGCTGCGGATTCCCGCGCGGGTCGTGTCGAACATCGCGCGCACCCTGACCGGCATCGAGATCCACCCCGGCGCGACCATCGGCCGTCGCTTCTTCATCGACCACGGTTCCGGCGTCGTGATCGGCGAGACCGCCGAGATCGGCGACGATGTGATGCTCTACCACCAGGTCACCCTCGGCGGCCGCACCCTGAACCGGGGCAAGCGGCACCCCACCCTCGAAGACGGCGTGGTCGCCGGTGCCGGGGCCAAGATCCTCGGCCCGGTGACCGTCGGCGCCTATTCCCGGGTCGGCGCCAATTCCGTCGTCACCAAGGACGTCCCGCCCGGCAGCACCGTGGTCGGCGTACCGGGCAAGGTGCGCACCGCCGCCGACGCCCCGCTCGAACCGGAGTGGATCATCTGA